A window from Musa acuminata AAA Group cultivar baxijiao chromosome BXJ3-10, Cavendish_Baxijiao_AAA, whole genome shotgun sequence encodes these proteins:
- the LOC135651730 gene encoding auxin response factor 17-like: MPASLPATARVAPPLPTPSRRDFETLNLMEKSAATGEELQLVDPRVWKASAGISARIAAVGSSVYYFAQGHADQASSLPDFSAVPCPRAYVRCRISSVRLHANRNTDEVFARISLDPRAPPAAVPVQPQTEFPFSSSSLWLPGAQDYGDGNFISFAKVLTRSDANVGGGFSVPRFCAESIFPPLDLGDPTPAQTVIIHDVHGKSWTFRHVYRGTPRRHLLTSGWSNFVNSKRLISGDSLVFMNSSGKVFVGIRRTSRSCGPATLNVEMEEKHGRFSRSVRGRVPPASVVEAVRLAGLNLPFEVMYYPSARSPVFVVPQEAVDAATRVSWTVGMRVRMSVETGDSARMNWFNGSVTKVTINDAGLWRRSPWGMLQITWDDPEVLQKVRDVSPWQVECFVAGPQGEIPRSIRNILDEQESSLLPDDKEDSVLTGFKSRIIGSLSPSVSNSSLFPVGMQGARHDFFHKAGLFDSKSNGNQTFLNSVHGVNAPEKSDVPVEPSIRIPSQSRCSSPPRQGSIQALDRETLEPASNQVTKASIQLFGQVIHVGNHIDKDADN; this comes from the exons ATGCCCGCTTCGCTCCCCGCCACTGCGCGCGTCGCGCCTCCGTTACCGACTCCATCTCGCCGGGATTTTGAAACCCTAAACCTGATGGAGAAGTCGGCGGCGACCGGGGAAGAGCTACAATTAGTCGATCCGCGGGTGTGGAAGGCCAGCGCCGGCATCTCCGCTCGCATCGCCGCCGTCGGATCCTCCGTGTACTATTTCGCCCAGGGGCACGCGGACCAGGCTTCCTCGCTGCCTGATTTCTCCGCCGTCCCGTGCCCCCGTGCTTACGTCCGCTGTCGGATCTCCTCAGTCCGCCTCCACGCTAACCGCAACACCGACGAGGTCTTCGCCCGCATCAGCCTCGACCCTCGCGCGCCGCCTGCTGCGGTGCCGGTTCAGCCGCAGACGGAGTTTCCCTTCTCGTCCTCCTCATTATGGCTGCCGGGGGCCCAAGATTACGGGGACGGCAACTTCATATCCTTCGCTAAGGTACTCACACGCAGCGATGCCAACGTTGGGGGCGGGTTTTCCGTGCCGCGGTTCTGCGCCGAGTCGATCTTTCCTCCTCTCGATTTGGGGGACCCGACCCCGGCGCAAACTGTCATTATCCACGACGTACACGGGAAGTCCTGGACATTCCGGCACGTCTACCGCGGGACCCCGCGGCGCCACCTCCTGACCTCCGGATGGAGCAATTTCGTCAACTCAAAGAGACTAATCTCGGGCGACTCGTTGGTCTTCATGAATTCGTCAGGAAAGGTCTTCGTCGGTATCCGCCGCACCAGCCGGTCCTGCGGCCCAGCAACACTAAATGTGGAAATGGAGGAAAAACACGGACGATTCTCGAGAAGTGTTAGAGGAAGAGTTCCGCCGGCGTCTGTGGTGGAAGCTGTTAGATTGGCTGGGTTGAATCTTCCTTTCGAGGTAATGTACTATCCGAGTGCCAGATCTCCGGTGTTTGTAGTGCCGCAGGAAGCAGTGGATGCTGCAACGAGAGTGTCGTGGACCGTTGGGATGCGAGTTAGGATGTCCGTGGAGACGGGGGACTCTGCAAGAATGAATTGGTTTAATGGCTCGGTGACCAAAGTGACGATCAATGATGCGGGGCTGTGGCGGCGCTCGCCTTGGGGCATGCTTCAG ATTACCTGGGATGATCCAGAGGTTTTGCAGAAGGTCAGAGATGTTAGTCCCTGGCAAGTGGAGTGCTTTGTTGCTGGTCCTCAAGGAGAGATTCCACGTTCTATTAGAAACATACTCGACGAGCAAGAAAGTTCTTTATTACCTGATGATAAGGAGGATAGCGTACTGACAGGATTCAAGAGTAGAATCATTGGTAGTCTATCCCCCTCAGTGTCCAATAGCAGTTTATTTCCTGTTGGGATGCAGGGAGCCAGGCATGATTTTTTCCACAAAGCCGGTTTATTTGACTCAAAAAGCAATGGTAATCAAACTTTTCTCAATAGTGTACATGGTGTTAATGCACCAGAGAAGAGTGATGTGCCTGTGGAACCAAGTATTCGGATACCTTCACAATCACGATGTTCATCTCCACCTAGACAGGGTAGCATCCAGGCTTTAGACAGAGAGACTCTTGAACCAGCAAGTAATCAAGTCACAAAAGCCTCTATCCAACTGTTTGGTCAAGTGATACATGTAGGGAATCACATTGATAAAGATGCGGACAATTGA